The following are from one region of the Anabas testudineus chromosome 2, fAnaTes1.2, whole genome shotgun sequence genome:
- the LOC113163267 gene encoding ly6/PLAUR domain-containing protein 1-like: MRLLVLATLFGVLLDAGGSLQIQCYQCEEMKHNDCSTPEYIVNCTVNVQDMCQKEVLVKPDGIHYRKSCASSGACLIASSGYQQFCTGRLNSVCISCCNTPLCNGPKRKRPVPSAAVSCMQMNRQLLLLLTFVLPPLMFLPLTQILL, translated from the exons ATGCGTCTTCTCGTTTTGGCCACTTTATTTGGAGTCCTTCTCGACGCAG GAGGTTCCCTGCAGATCCAGTGCTACCAGTGTGAGGAGATGAAGCACAACGACTGCTCCACACCAGAGTACATCGTCAACTGCACGGTCAACGTACAGGACATGTGCCAGAAGGAGGTGCTGGTCAAACCCGATG gAATACATTACAGGAAGTCCTGTGCATCGTCCGGGGCCTGCCTCATCGCCTCCTCCGGCTACCAGCAGTTCTGCACCGGCCGGCTGAACTCGGTGTGCATCTCCTGCTGTAACACCCCGTTGTGCAACGGGCCCAAGAGGAAACGCCCCGTGCCCTCTGCGGCCGTGTCGTGCATGCAGATGAACCggcagcttctcctcctcctgaccTTCGTTCTGCCACCGCTGATGTTCCTCCCGCTGACACAGATCCTCCTCTAG